One Longimicrobiaceae bacterium genomic window carries:
- a CDS encoding nuclear transport factor 2 family protein, with product MSKLLLLVGVVLLAVSPARAQVAADSIAIRQAALDYIEGWYEADAERMARAVHPELAKRLVRTDRQSASSDIRQMGASELIMQTRRGGGKETPKERQRKDVRILDIFESTSSVRVDADSWIDYMHLAKADGRWQIVNVLWALRPSPK from the coding sequence ATGAGCAAGCTCCTCCTGCTGGTCGGTGTCGTCCTGCTCGCCGTCAGCCCCGCTCGCGCCCAGGTCGCTGCGGATTCAATAGCCATCCGCCAGGCGGCTCTAGACTACATCGAGGGCTGGTACGAGGCCGATGCCGAGCGCATGGCCCGAGCCGTCCATCCTGAACTCGCGAAGCGGCTGGTGCGCACCGACCGGCAGAGTGCGAGCAGCGACATCCGACAAATGGGTGCCTCTGAGTTGATCATGCAGACGCGTCGGGGCGGAGGCAAGGAGACGCCGAAAGAGCGCCAGAGGAAGGACGTGCGCATTCTGGACATCTTCGAGAGCACGTCCAGTGTACGAGTGGATGCAGACTCCTGGATCGACTACATGCATCTGGCGAAGGCGGATGGACGATGGCAGAT
- the upp gene encoding uracil phosphoribosyltransferase, whose translation MSDFPNLTVIDHPLVQHKLTVLRRKDTSKKKFKELVDEIAMLMAYEVTRDLPLTPVEVETPLETTTQMRLSGKKLTLVPILRAGLGMVDGVLRLMPSVRVGHIGLYRDHDTLQPVDYYFKIPPEPEARDFILLDPMLATGGSASAAVASLKRSGATRVRFMCLVAAPEGVERMLRDHPEVQVYAAGLDRGLNDVGYILPGLGDAGDRLFGTK comes from the coding sequence GTGAGCGACTTCCCCAACCTGACCGTCATCGACCACCCGCTGGTGCAGCACAAGCTGACCGTGCTGCGCCGCAAGGACACGTCCAAGAAGAAGTTCAAGGAGCTGGTCGACGAGATCGCCATGCTCATGGCGTACGAGGTCACGCGCGACCTCCCGCTGACCCCGGTGGAGGTGGAGACGCCGCTGGAGACCACCACGCAGATGCGCCTCAGCGGGAAGAAGCTCACGCTGGTGCCGATCCTCCGCGCCGGGCTGGGGATGGTGGACGGGGTGCTGCGGCTCATGCCCTCCGTGCGGGTGGGGCACATCGGCCTGTACCGCGACCACGACACGCTGCAGCCGGTGGACTACTACTTCAAGATCCCGCCGGAGCCGGAGGCGCGCGACTTCATCCTGCTGGACCCGATGCTCGCCACGGGCGGCTCGGCGTCGGCGGCGGTGGCGTCGCTCAAGCGCTCCGGTGCGACGCGGGTGCGCTTCATGTGCCTGGTGGCGGCGCCGGAGGGGGTGGAGCGGATGCTGCGCGACCACCCGGAGGTGCAGGTGTACGCGGCGGGGCTGGACCGCGGGCTGAACGACGTGGGGTACATCCTGCCGGGGCTGGGGGACGCGGGCGACCGGCTGTTCGGCACGAAGTAG
- a CDS encoding cation transporter, whose amino-acid sequence MKTTRLNVTGMTCSHCAQTVEKALQNAPGVRTATVHLDDGAAEVQYEEGAVAPEQLVAAVEEEGYGAQVAGNA is encoded by the coding sequence ATGAAGACCACGCGACTGAACGTCACCGGGATGACCTGCAGCCACTGCGCGCAGACGGTGGAGAAGGCGCTCCAGAACGCCCCCGGCGTCCGCACCGCCACCGTCCACCTGGACGACGGCGCGGCGGAGGTGCAGTACGAGGAGGGGGCCGTCGCCCCGGAGCAGCTGGTGGCCGCGGTGGAGGAGGAGGGGTACGGGGCGCAGGTGGCGGGGAACGCCTGA
- a CDS encoding type II secretion system F family protein, which translates to MIYLIASLVAITVGLTVVLVAEMVPARSAAVARRLAEIRHADGSPYGRDRSSRRGQWEQVLQELGERVGADKAQDRELRKRLVMAGYGAPRAVPIFRGVRVALPIALCTTAFVAAPFAGAGGLLIALWLAAVGWIGPSFFLDRRMRARQKQMRLALPDALDLMVVCVEAGLGLNQAIVRVSEEIRALSLELSKELALVNLEIRAGTPREDALRNLGERTGVEDLRSLSTLLIQTERFGTSVAKALNVQSDTLRTKRRQRAEEEAAKLAVKMLLPLAFFIMPALFVIAIGPAAFSFLKMIGSF; encoded by the coding sequence ATGATCTATCTCATCGCCAGCCTCGTCGCGATCACGGTCGGACTGACCGTGGTGCTCGTCGCGGAGATGGTCCCCGCCCGCTCGGCCGCGGTGGCGCGCCGCCTGGCCGAGATCCGCCACGCCGACGGATCCCCGTACGGCCGCGACCGCTCGTCGCGCCGGGGGCAGTGGGAGCAGGTGCTGCAGGAGCTCGGGGAGCGGGTGGGCGCCGACAAGGCGCAGGACCGGGAGCTCCGCAAGCGGCTGGTCATGGCCGGCTACGGCGCGCCGCGGGCGGTCCCCATCTTCCGCGGTGTGCGGGTGGCGCTCCCGATCGCGCTGTGCACCACGGCCTTCGTGGCGGCGCCGTTCGCCGGGGCGGGCGGCCTCCTCATCGCGCTCTGGCTGGCCGCGGTGGGATGGATCGGGCCCTCGTTCTTCCTCGACCGGCGCATGCGCGCCCGCCAGAAGCAGATGCGCCTGGCCCTACCGGACGCGCTGGACCTGATGGTGGTGTGCGTGGAGGCGGGGCTGGGCCTGAACCAGGCGATCGTGCGCGTCTCGGAGGAGATCCGCGCCCTCAGCCTGGAGCTGAGCAAGGAGCTGGCGCTGGTGAACCTGGAGATCCGCGCCGGCACGCCGCGCGAGGATGCCCTCCGGAACCTGGGGGAGCGGACCGGGGTCGAGGACCTCCGCTCGCTGTCCACGCTCCTCATCCAGACGGAGCGCTTCGGGACCTCGGTGGCGAAGGCGCTGAACGTCCAGTCGGACACGCTGCGGACCAAGCGGCGCCAGCGGGCGGAGGAGGAGGCGGCGAAGCTGGCGGTCAAGATGCTCCTCCCGCTCGCCTTCTTCATCATGCCCGCCCTGTTCGTGATCGCCATCGGCCCGGCGGCGTTCTCGTTCCTGAAGATGATCGGCTCGTTCTAA
- a CDS encoding type II secretion system F family protein: protein MVSAGPAAWAFVVAVFLAAAAGGAALWMMAASAAERRARRGVTQQLERLEVEAGPAAAALGSLLRGRSGRETGWTRSSAYRLLRLRQVEVLIEQAESPWTVELFLGLTAGLGLAAGALGLLVTGAPYVGLAGAALGAALPLVLLRRRRAKRLSMLEEQLPEAVDLLGRSIRAGHALTIAFRMVAEESPEPIAGEFRRLSEEQRYGMPFEDAVAAMTERVPLPDMRIFGTAVLIQREVGGNLTEILDKLSYLIRQRFTLQRQVMVFTAEGRLSAVILGLLPTAIGLLLYLSNPDYVMGMFEHPLGRVLAGGAFGMQVLGYLWARRLTRLDF from the coding sequence ATGGTGAGCGCGGGGCCGGCGGCGTGGGCCTTCGTCGTCGCGGTGTTCCTGGCCGCGGCGGCCGGCGGCGCGGCGCTCTGGATGATGGCCGCCTCCGCGGCGGAGCGCAGGGCCCGGCGCGGCGTGACGCAGCAGCTCGAGCGGCTGGAGGTCGAGGCCGGCCCGGCGGCGGCGGCGCTGGGGAGCCTCCTCCGCGGGCGGAGTGGCCGGGAGACGGGGTGGACCCGCAGCTCCGCGTACCGCCTGCTGCGCCTCCGTCAGGTGGAGGTCCTGATCGAGCAGGCGGAGTCGCCCTGGACCGTGGAGCTCTTCCTCGGCCTCACGGCGGGGCTGGGGCTCGCGGCCGGGGCGCTCGGGCTGCTGGTGACGGGTGCGCCGTACGTGGGCCTGGCGGGGGCGGCGCTCGGGGCGGCGCTCCCGCTCGTGCTGCTGCGCCGCCGCCGGGCGAAGCGCCTCTCCATGCTGGAGGAGCAGCTTCCGGAGGCGGTGGACCTGCTGGGCCGCTCCATCCGCGCGGGGCACGCCCTCACCATCGCCTTCCGGATGGTGGCGGAGGAGTCGCCGGAGCCCATCGCCGGCGAGTTCCGCCGCCTCTCGGAGGAGCAGCGGTACGGGATGCCCTTTGAGGACGCGGTGGCCGCGATGACGGAGCGGGTCCCGCTCCCCGACATGCGGATCTTCGGCACCGCGGTGCTCATCCAGCGGGAGGTCGGGGGGAACCTCACCGAGATCCTGGACAAGCTCTCGTACCTGATCCGGCAGCGGTTCACGCTGCAGCGGCAGGTGATGGTCTTCACGGCCGAGGGGCGCCTGAGCGCCGTCATCCTGGGGCTCCTCCCCACCGCGATCGGGCTGCTGCTGTACCTGAGCAACCCGGACTACGTGATGGGGATGTTCGAGCACCCGCTGGGTCGAGTGCTGGCGGGCGGGGCCTTCGGGATGCAGGTCCTCGGCTACCTGTGGGCCCGGCGGCTCACCCGGCTGGACTTCTGA
- a CDS encoding CpaF family protein, producing MADATPNGNGTRAPLPWELPRQEAPRQEPPRQEAPRTVAVAVAPPPPRAAPGGSHAMDDVKSRVHRELLDKLDLAKLEKAERSEVRVEIRRLVHELLARETVPLNYEERDALVDQVLDEIFGLGPLEPLLKDAEVSDILVNTFDQIYVEKRGKLHETDVRFKDDRHLMQVIDRIVSAVGRRIDDSSPMVDARLPDGSRVNAIIPPLALDGPHMSIRKFKLDALSGDDLIRYEALTDSMLELLRGVVKARLNILISGGTGAGKTTLLNVLSSFIPADERIVTIEDSAELQLRQPHVVRLETRPPNVEGQGEVTQRLLLINSLRMRPDRIVVGEVRGGEAVDMLQAMNTGHDGSITTLHANTPRDALSRLETMISMANLNLPERAMRQQIASALDVVVQVARLSDGSRKVIAISEVAGMEQDVITMQDIFVFEREGVGEDGRVLGRFRPTGIRPVFADRLAAHGIPLPAALFSESGFGAAGRRAW from the coding sequence ATGGCTGACGCGACCCCCAACGGCAACGGCACGCGCGCGCCCCTCCCCTGGGAGCTGCCGCGCCAGGAAGCGCCCCGCCAGGAGCCTCCGCGGCAGGAGGCGCCGCGTACGGTGGCCGTCGCGGTGGCGCCGCCGCCGCCCCGCGCCGCGCCCGGCGGCTCGCACGCCATGGACGACGTGAAGTCGCGGGTGCACCGCGAGCTGCTGGACAAGCTGGACCTGGCGAAGCTGGAGAAGGCCGAGCGCTCCGAGGTGCGGGTGGAGATCCGCCGGCTGGTGCACGAGCTGCTGGCGCGCGAGACCGTGCCCCTCAACTACGAGGAGCGGGACGCGCTGGTGGACCAGGTGCTGGACGAGATCTTCGGGCTCGGGCCGCTGGAGCCGCTCCTGAAGGACGCGGAGGTCTCGGACATCCTGGTCAACACCTTCGACCAGATCTACGTGGAGAAGCGCGGCAAGCTCCACGAGACGGACGTGCGCTTCAAGGACGACCGGCACCTGATGCAGGTGATCGACCGGATCGTCTCGGCGGTGGGGCGGCGGATCGACGATTCGTCGCCCATGGTGGACGCCCGGCTCCCGGACGGGTCGCGCGTGAACGCCATCATCCCGCCGCTTGCGCTGGACGGACCGCACATGTCCATCCGCAAGTTCAAGCTGGACGCGCTCTCCGGGGACGACCTGATCCGCTACGAGGCGCTCACCGACTCCATGCTGGAGCTGCTCCGCGGGGTCGTGAAGGCGCGCCTGAACATCCTCATCTCGGGCGGCACCGGGGCGGGGAAGACGACTCTCCTCAACGTCCTCTCCTCCTTCATCCCCGCGGACGAGCGGATCGTCACCATCGAGGACTCGGCGGAGCTGCAGCTCCGGCAGCCGCACGTGGTGCGCCTGGAGACCCGTCCGCCCAACGTGGAGGGGCAGGGCGAGGTCACGCAGCGCCTGCTGCTGATCAACTCGCTTCGCATGCGGCCGGACCGGATCGTGGTGGGCGAGGTGCGCGGCGGCGAGGCGGTGGACATGCTGCAGGCCATGAACACGGGCCACGACGGCTCCATCACCACGCTGCACGCCAACACCCCGCGCGACGCGCTGAGCCGCCTGGAGACCATGATCTCCATGGCGAACCTGAACCTCCCGGAGCGCGCCATGCGCCAGCAGATCGCCAGCGCGCTGGACGTGGTGGTCCAGGTGGCGCGCCTCTCGGACGGGAGCCGGAAGGTGATCGCCATCTCGGAGGTGGCGGGGATGGAGCAGGACGTGATCACCATGCAGGACATCTTCGTCTTCGAGCGCGAAGGGGTGGGCGAGGACGGGCGGGTGCTGGGCCGCTTCCGTCCCACCGGGATCCGCCCCGTCTTCGCGGACCGGCTGGCGGCACACGGGATCCCGCTCCCGGCCGCGCTCTTCAGCGAAAGCGGCTTCGGGGCCGCCGGACGGCGCGCATGGTGA
- a CDS encoding AAA family ATPase: MNTNNVRIIAGALISADAAFREWLAAALPAAGSGVNIMVEIRSPFAGIDADQLGALRQASPSLVFLDLDDDPDLGVRLAEFLTENHPGWKIVAFGRSLSPELLMAVMQAGISEYVPKPVTDEAFRAALARVERKLGSSGEGDGGARAPGELIACFSPKGGVGTTTVATNVAVQLHRLTGKKTLLVDLDLEMGEAALLLGVQPRFNVVDIAKNLHRMDADLLGSYTERHESGVHLLAAPYEPDRADAVSGDQARSILAFLKQHYDYVVVDTAHTFSPLTVAAFEEATSIYVVTTVDLPSLRNIKRSLPLIERITGDGKERIRLVVNRYHPNNAISVQEAERTLGLVAHWRLANDFEAVMGSINTGKPVVLGAASPFSHDLQGLAADAAGIAPAAGNGAGRLGGILKLFGRRQETRSHG, translated from the coding sequence ATGAACACCAACAACGTCCGTATCATCGCCGGAGCGCTGATCAGCGCAGACGCGGCGTTCCGCGAGTGGCTCGCCGCGGCGCTCCCGGCCGCGGGAAGCGGCGTAAACATCATGGTGGAGATCCGCTCGCCCTTCGCGGGGATCGACGCCGATCAGCTCGGCGCGCTACGGCAGGCGAGCCCGTCGCTGGTCTTCCTGGACCTGGACGACGACCCGGACCTGGGGGTGCGGCTGGCCGAGTTCCTCACCGAGAACCACCCGGGGTGGAAGATCGTCGCCTTCGGGCGCTCGCTCTCCCCGGAGCTGCTGATGGCCGTCATGCAGGCGGGGATCAGCGAGTACGTCCCCAAGCCGGTCACGGACGAGGCGTTCCGGGCCGCGCTGGCGCGGGTGGAGCGCAAGCTGGGGAGCAGCGGCGAGGGCGACGGCGGGGCGCGCGCGCCGGGCGAGCTGATCGCCTGCTTCAGCCCCAAGGGCGGGGTGGGGACCACCACGGTGGCCACCAACGTCGCCGTGCAGCTCCACCGCCTCACCGGGAAGAAGACGCTCCTGGTGGACCTGGACCTGGAGATGGGCGAGGCCGCGCTCCTCCTGGGGGTGCAGCCGCGGTTCAACGTGGTGGACATCGCGAAGAACCTCCACCGCATGGACGCGGACCTGCTGGGCTCGTACACGGAGCGCCACGAGAGCGGCGTCCACCTGCTGGCCGCCCCCTACGAGCCCGACCGGGCGGACGCGGTCAGCGGCGACCAGGCGCGCAGCATCCTGGCGTTCCTGAAGCAGCACTACGACTACGTGGTGGTGGACACGGCGCACACCTTCAGCCCGCTGACGGTCGCCGCGTTCGAGGAGGCGACCTCTATCTACGTGGTCACCACGGTGGACCTGCCGTCGCTGCGCAACATCAAGCGCTCGCTCCCGCTGATCGAGCGCATCACCGGCGACGGGAAGGAGCGCATCCGGCTGGTGGTGAACCGGTACCACCCCAACAACGCCATCTCGGTCCAGGAGGCGGAGCGCACGCTTGGGCTGGTGGCGCACTGGCGGCTCGCGAACGACTTCGAGGCGGTCATGGGCTCCATCAACACCGGGAAGCCCGTCGTGCTGGGCGCGGCGTCGCCCTTCTCGCACGACCTGCAGGGGCTGGCCGCGGACGCCGCCGGGATTGCCCCCGCAGCGGGGAACGGTGCGGGACGGCTCGGCGGGATCCTGAAGCTCTTCGGGCGCAGGCAGGAGACGCGGTCCCATGGCTGA
- a CDS encoding Tad domain-containing protein yields the protein MRRRRESPVRNERGATMVFMALGTLTLLGVCALAVDVGLMYNTRAEAQRAADSGALAGASALMDEPDPTRKVAEARARAVRFAGLNHMASQNVPSTGVGVEMLEADTRVRVTVGSGKVPMLFARLLGTNTVPVSASADAVAAATGTGKCLKPFALPNYAYTPENYGKRILLWTTKSDSLVLIGPAVGPIGGGALQKIIADPGCMDGIMTVNDEPPYDVPGEKVGQVMNGVQNLIDLDPTLAYEEGKGFHRNGTPEPNWRKSPRVANIALYDPAELDLSPGGGKTLDIDNFAAVFFEEVTKGSVKEAWGRIFPAIGVGDNCAATNSCSTNTFYLRLVK from the coding sequence ATGAGGCGCAGGAGGGAGAGTCCGGTACGCAACGAGCGCGGCGCCACGATGGTGTTCATGGCCCTGGGCACGCTCACCCTCCTGGGGGTGTGCGCGCTGGCCGTGGACGTGGGGCTGATGTACAACACTCGCGCCGAGGCGCAGCGCGCCGCCGATTCCGGAGCCCTCGCCGGCGCGAGCGCGCTCATGGACGAGCCCGACCCGACGCGGAAGGTGGCCGAGGCGCGGGCGCGGGCCGTCCGGTTCGCCGGCCTGAACCACATGGCCAGCCAGAACGTCCCCTCCACCGGCGTCGGCGTCGAGATGCTGGAAGCGGACACCCGGGTGAGGGTCACCGTCGGAAGCGGCAAGGTGCCGATGCTCTTCGCGCGCCTCCTGGGGACCAACACCGTCCCCGTGTCCGCGAGCGCCGATGCGGTCGCCGCCGCGACCGGCACCGGGAAGTGCCTGAAGCCGTTCGCGCTCCCGAACTACGCCTACACGCCCGAGAACTACGGCAAGCGCATCCTGCTCTGGACCACCAAGAGCGATTCGCTGGTGCTCATCGGGCCCGCGGTCGGGCCGATCGGCGGCGGCGCGCTGCAGAAGATCATCGCGGATCCCGGCTGCATGGACGGGATCATGACGGTCAACGACGAGCCCCCGTACGACGTGCCCGGCGAGAAGGTGGGGCAGGTCATGAACGGCGTCCAGAACCTGATCGACCTCGACCCGACGCTCGCCTACGAGGAAGGGAAGGGCTTCCACCGGAACGGGACCCCCGAACCCAACTGGAGGAAGAGCCCGCGCGTGGCGAACATCGCCCTGTACGACCCGGCCGAGCTCGACCTCAGCCCGGGCGGGGGGAAGACGCTGGACATCGACAACTTCGCGGCCGTGTTCTTCGAAGAAGTCACGAAGGGCTCGGTGAAGGAGGCATGGGGGCGCATCTTCCCGGCGATCGGCGTGGGAGACAACTGCGCGGCCACCAACTCGTGCAGCACCAACACGTTCTACCTGCGGCTGGTGAAGTGA
- a CDS encoding pilus assembly protein N-terminal domain-containing protein, with protein MRFPTVAGPVRSRQVVRPVRVLTLVLLALFCRWEPAAAQTVQEDVIIVPKGQSVLVTSPAPVARVSIGDPGVADATAVSPREVLVNAKALGTTTLIIWDVNGARRTTSIEVTVNAAALERQFRTLFPGEPITVAATGGTVVVSGTARSPRSAALALQLARATGATVVDNLVSPASQQVLLQVRFAEVSRNALDELRTSIAVANPDRIRGVDQSAVQTISSELFRLMLFGSDVALDATIEAQRTRGEFRSLAEPNLLALDGAEASFLAGGEFPYPVVQGGDANTTRVTVVFKEFGVRLNFLPQVTGAGNVRLRVAPEVSSLDFSNALRISGFLIPSLLTRRASTEVELRDGETFAIAGLMNNTFLNNRGRVPWLGDIPILGALFQSRERRETRTELLVLVTPRLVRPSAEAPPVPTGEPDTWNWSPPMRPEAARP; from the coding sequence ATGCGCTTCCCGACAGTTGCCGGCCCCGTCCGCTCGCGCCAGGTCGTCCGCCCCGTGCGGGTCCTGACCCTCGTTCTCCTCGCGCTCTTCTGCCGGTGGGAGCCCGCCGCCGCCCAGACGGTGCAGGAGGACGTGATCATCGTCCCCAAGGGGCAGTCCGTGCTGGTCACCTCGCCGGCCCCGGTGGCCCGGGTCTCCATCGGTGACCCGGGGGTCGCGGACGCCACCGCCGTGTCGCCGCGGGAAGTGCTGGTGAACGCGAAGGCGCTCGGCACCACCACGCTGATCATCTGGGACGTCAACGGAGCGCGCCGGACCACGTCCATCGAGGTGACGGTGAACGCAGCGGCGCTGGAGCGCCAGTTCCGCACGCTCTTCCCTGGCGAGCCCATCACCGTCGCGGCCACCGGCGGCACCGTGGTCGTCTCCGGCACCGCCCGGAGCCCCCGCTCCGCCGCCCTGGCGCTGCAGCTCGCGCGCGCCACCGGGGCCACGGTGGTGGACAACCTGGTCTCCCCCGCCTCGCAGCAGGTGCTGCTGCAGGTGCGCTTCGCCGAGGTGTCGCGCAACGCGCTGGATGAGCTGCGCACCTCGATCGCGGTCGCCAACCCGGACCGGATCCGCGGGGTGGACCAGAGCGCGGTGCAGACCATCTCCTCCGAGCTCTTCCGCCTGATGCTCTTCGGCAGCGACGTGGCCCTGGACGCCACCATCGAGGCGCAGCGGACCCGGGGGGAGTTCCGGTCGCTCGCGGAGCCCAACCTGCTCGCGCTGGACGGCGCCGAGGCATCGTTCCTGGCCGGCGGCGAGTTCCCCTACCCGGTGGTGCAGGGCGGGGACGCGAACACCACCCGGGTGACGGTCGTCTTCAAGGAGTTCGGGGTGCGGCTCAACTTCCTCCCCCAGGTGACGGGGGCGGGGAACGTCAGGCTGCGGGTGGCGCCGGAGGTGTCGTCGCTGGACTTCAGCAACGCGCTCCGGATCTCGGGGTTCCTGATCCCCAGCCTGCTCACCCGGCGCGCCTCCACCGAGGTGGAGCTGCGCGACGGTGAGACCTTCGCAATCGCGGGGCTGATGAACAACACCTTCCTCAACAACCGCGGGCGCGTCCCCTGGCTGGGCGACATCCCCATCCTGGGCGCCCTGTTCCAGAGCCGCGAGCGCCGGGAGACCCGGACCGAGCTGCTGGTGCTGGTCACCCCCCGGCTGGTGCGCCCCAGCGCGGAAGCGCCGCCCGTGCCCACGGGCGAGCCGGACACCTGGAACTGGAGCCCGCCCATGCGCCCGGAGGCGGCGCGCCCGTAG
- the cpaB gene encoding Flp pilus assembly protein CpaB: protein MRKTRLVPVLLAAVVCGLLAAYLALTQLSAAPTTGGGPAQKGQLAVAARYLPQGTILRQEDVHFVEWSSPTLPPGYSSSVAELVGRGLLTDLQPNEPVLAAKLADKSAGGGLPILIPEGMRAVSVKVDEVIGVAGFVVPGTRVDVLVTLDRGNDQGSMTRVVLQDVRALAAGQTVQRDPEGKPQTVPVITLLVSPEDAERLTLAATEGRIQLALRNMLDAGRPNTQGARTAGLLGQSAPAAAAAPRNVVVQQQPRAAAPRERAGMVVETFKGGVRSLQTF from the coding sequence ATGCGTAAGACGAGACTCGTTCCGGTCCTGCTGGCGGCCGTCGTCTGCGGCCTGCTGGCCGCGTACCTGGCCCTGACGCAGCTCAGCGCCGCCCCCACCACGGGCGGGGGGCCGGCGCAGAAGGGGCAGCTCGCCGTGGCTGCACGGTACCTCCCCCAGGGCACCATCCTCCGGCAGGAGGACGTGCACTTCGTGGAGTGGAGCTCCCCGACCCTTCCGCCCGGTTATTCGAGCAGTGTCGCGGAGCTGGTGGGACGCGGGCTCCTCACGGACCTGCAGCCCAACGAGCCCGTGCTCGCGGCGAAGCTCGCCGACAAGAGCGCCGGCGGAGGGCTCCCGATCCTGATCCCTGAGGGGATGCGCGCCGTGAGCGTCAAGGTGGACGAGGTGATCGGCGTGGCCGGCTTCGTGGTCCCCGGCACCCGCGTGGACGTGCTTGTGACCCTGGACCGCGGGAACGACCAGGGAAGCATGACCCGCGTGGTCCTGCAGGACGTCCGCGCGCTCGCCGCCGGGCAGACCGTGCAGCGCGACCCGGAGGGGAAGCCGCAGACCGTGCCCGTGATCACCCTGCTGGTGAGCCCGGAGGACGCCGAGCGCCTGACGCTCGCCGCCACCGAGGGCCGCATCCAGCTCGCGCTCCGCAACATGCTCGACGCCGGCCGGCCCAACACCCAGGGCGCCCGTACCGCCGGGCTCCTGGGTCAGAGCGCCCCGGCCGCGGCAGCCGCTCCGCGCAACGTGGTGGTGCAGCAGCAGCCCCGCGCCGCCGCGCCGAGGGAGAGGGCCGGCATGGTCGTGGAGACCTTCAAGGGAGGGGTCCGGTCCCTCCAGACGTTCTGA
- a CDS encoding TadE family protein: protein MRRSVRDESGAALVEFAIAAPMLIFLILGMVEFAEMYRRYQVLTDTAREGVRRAVVSTGPDSATVVTIVKDRLKDQGITPRVVTVHGLSGGYGAPATVRIEYDYPFSFVSGFMGPVKVPLKTQARMRIE, encoded by the coding sequence ATGCGGCGTAGTGTCCGGGACGAATCCGGCGCCGCGCTGGTGGAGTTCGCCATCGCCGCCCCCATGCTGATCTTCCTGATCCTGGGGATGGTGGAGTTCGCAGAGATGTACCGGCGCTACCAGGTGCTCACGGACACGGCCCGCGAGGGGGTGCGGCGCGCCGTCGTCTCCACGGGGCCCGATTCCGCGACCGTAGTCACCATCGTAAAGGACCGGCTGAAGGACCAGGGAATCACCCCCAGGGTGGTCACGGTTCATGGACTTTCGGGCGGGTACGGCGCGCCGGCCACCGTGCGGATCGAGTACGACTACCCGTTCTCCTTTGTCAGCGGATTCATGGGGCCCGTGAAGGTCCCCCTGAAGACGCAGGCCCGGATGCGAATCGAGTAA
- a CDS encoding A24 family peptidase codes for MADSQAGDREDVCRWIFQRSDETRRRTMVESLTTGALVGAVLVAAWWDLRERRIPNALTVPAFLLALAFRAIPGGETLLSGIGGAGLGLLVMLPFFALGAVGGGDTKLVIAVGAFLGPEGLVGALVVASFAGAVMAAWATYRARVIIPVLFSCVALMKYAVTLGRAGERPTLVSPGVVSIPYGVAVAVGVSATLLLGGAL; via the coding sequence GTGGCTGACTCGCAGGCGGGCGATCGGGAGGACGTCTGCCGCTGGATCTTCCAGCGCAGCGATGAAACGAGGAGACGAACGATGGTTGAGTCGCTAACGACGGGGGCACTCGTCGGGGCAGTGCTGGTCGCCGCATGGTGGGACCTTCGCGAGCGGCGCATACCGAATGCGCTCACTGTGCCGGCCTTTCTGCTGGCGCTGGCGTTCCGGGCGATCCCGGGCGGTGAGACGCTCCTGTCCGGCATCGGCGGGGCTGGCCTCGGCCTGCTCGTAATGCTCCCGTTCTTCGCGCTCGGGGCCGTCGGAGGCGGGGACACAAAGCTGGTAATCGCCGTGGGGGCGTTCCTCGGGCCGGAGGGCCTGGTCGGCGCTCTGGTCGTGGCTTCGTTCGCCGGCGCCGTGATGGCGGCCTGGGCCACGTACCGCGCCCGGGTGATCATCCCGGTCCTCTTCAGCTGCGTCGCCCTGATGAAGTACGCGGTGACGCTGGGACGGGCGGGTGAACGCCCCACCCTCGTGTCGCCTGGGGTCGTGAGCATCCCCTACGGAGTGGCGGTCGCGGTCGGGGTTTCGGCAACCCTGCTGCTGGGAGGTGCGCTGTGA
- a CDS encoding Flp family type IVb pilin: MTALIKNLWNDESGATLVEYAMIVGLIIAVVVAAMTTFKGGIDTLFTKVSTKAGTAVDTGI, from the coding sequence ATGACCGCTCTCATCAAGAACCTGTGGAACGACGAGTCGGGCGCGACCCTGGTGGAGTACGCGATGATCGTCGGCCTCATCATCGCCGTCGTGGTCGCCGCGATGACGACCTTCAAGGGTGGAATCGACACCCTCTTCACCAAGGTCAGCACCAAGGCCGGCACCGCTGTCGACACGGGCATCTGA
- a CDS encoding Flp family type IVb pilin: MTALMKNLWNDESGATLVEYAMIVGLIIAVVVAAMTTFKGGISTLFTKVSTKAGTAVDTGI, from the coding sequence ATGACCGCTCTCATGAAGAACCTGTGGAACGACGAGTCGGGCGCGACGCTGGTGGAGTACGCGATGATCGTGGGCCTCATCATCGCCGTCGTGGTCGCCGCGATGACGACCTTCAAGGGTGGAATCAGCACCCTCTTCACCAAGGTCAGCACCAAGGCCGGCACCGCTGTCGACACGGGCATCTGA